In Mycolicibacterium nivoides, the DNA window CCTCGTCGACTCACTGTCTTTCGAGGACGGTGTGGCGTTCGTGTACGCGGCCGACCCCGGGTACAGCACGTTCGCCAGGGAGCTCACCGACATATCGGTCACCGGGCCCGGCGAGCGCAGGACGTTCGGCCCGGTCACCGTGGGTCTGGTTCCGGTTTCGGTGACCAACACCGTGGTCGGCTACCTGCGCCGCCGCATCGACGGCGAAGTCATCGATTTCGTGGAACTGGACATGCCGCCGAGCACGCTGGACACCATGGCGGTGATGTGCACCATCACCCCGGAAGCCTTACAAGACAGCGGCATTGACCCTCTTGCGGTGCCGGGGAGCCTGCATGCCGCCGAACACGCCTCGATCGGTCTGCTGCCGCTGGTGGCCAGCTGCGACCGCGGCGACATCGGCGGGGTCTCGACGGCTGTCGGACCGGTGGACGGTCTGCCGTCGATCTTCGTCTACGACGGTTATCCGGGCGGTGCCGGCTTCGCAGACCGCGGATTCCGCAATCTGGGTACGTGGTGGGGCGCGACGGCCGATGCGATCGAGGCCTGTGAGTGCCCGCAGGGTTGCCCCTCGTGCGTGCAGTCACCGAAGTGCGGCAACGGCAACGACCCGTTGGACAAAACGGGTGCAATGAAAGTGCTCCGCCTGGTGCTCGGCGCGCTGAGTACTTCCTCAGCGTGATCCCCCGACCGCGTTGACGACCGACCCCTCGACGGCCGACTACGCGGATCGACAACTACGTGGCTGCATTCGGCCACGCCGAACACACAGACGTTGCGACGAACGGTCGGACAACGCGATCCGTTCCCAATCCCGGAGGCCGGGCGCAGTGGCAAATTACGTGAACTCACTCATGTTTGCAACCCGACAGACGGTACTTCCGGAAACCCGTGACCGTAATCCGCAGTTTTCCGGTGCGGATTCCGTCGCCCTCGGCGTGACGGCAGCTATGGGCAGCGCCGGTAAAATGCCGCGCATGACCCACGACTGGCTGCTCGTGGAGACACTGGGTAGCGAGCCTGTTGTGGTCGCACGAGGTCTGCAGACAAAGAACCTCGTCCCGATCAGTGTGTTTCTGCGCCGAAATCCGCACCTGATGGCAATTCAGAGTGCCATCAGGGAAACCGTGCAGGCCGGCCAGGGCCTCAGCAGCATCACACCCAAGAACGACCGCGTAATCCGCACCGAGGTGGTGCGGATGTCCGACGGACACATCCACGGGGTGCATGTCTGGATCGGGCCGGCCGATGCCGAACCGCCGCAACGGCCGGTTCCCGGCCCGCTGGTCTGGGATCTGACCGCGGGCGTGGCCACCGACACCGCCGAATCCCTGCACAACAGCGGCATGAACCCGGAGACCGAAGCCACGCACGACCGGACGTTCGCCGACGACCTGCCTGCCCGCGACCTCAACGGCACTGAGGCCAAGGTGCTGGCCATGACGATCAAGCCGGTGGTGGGCAACACCTTGTGCACCACCTGGGACGTCACCGATCATCGCGGGGAGACGATCACCGTGGGTTTCGTGGCCCGGGTGGTCACAGAACCGCACGACGACGGCTCCGACCGGCTGATCTGCCGGGCGATGAACTGGCGCAGTGAGCGCGAGACTCCCGTTGTCCGCCCGGATAACCTGGCGCAACGCATCCTCGACGGGCTCGCCCGGCCCGGCGTGCACCGGGCCCTGGTCGGCCTCGATGACTGGAAGCTGCTCAAGTGGCTCGACGAGCCCGCACCGTTCTTCGACTGGCGTAACCGCGACGGCGGGCCGGCCCGCATCCACCCGGCCGACGCCCGGCACATGGCCCGGATGACCACCGATTTCTCCGGCGGCGTCACCTCCGCCGTGCTGCGGATGCGCGCCGAGGACGGCGGCTGGCAACCGGTGCACATGACCATCAACCGGATCGAACTCGACGACGACACCTTCGCGGGGCTGATCGCCCTTCGGCTTCCGACCGACGACGAAGTCACCGCGGCAGATCTCGACGAACTCGACTAACCGGCCAACTCGGCTAGCCGGCGACCTCCACCGGCCCCGCGCGCGCGACCGCCCGGGCCGGACCAACTCCCCAACGACCGAGGCGGACCGGAACCGAAACCTCCAGCACCACATCGAGGCCGTCGATCCGGCAGTCCGCGAGAGCCGCCCGCATTCGGGCGGCAACCTGCGTGGCCTGTCGGCACGCCGCATCCGGACCGGACACCACCGCGCCCGCGGCGCCCAGGGCGGCCAGGTCCGCCGCGGCCTGCGCCCGGTGCCGGGCCGTCACCGCGGCACCGAGATAGGCGCCGCCGGCCGCGAACACGACCACCATGGCGATCATGGCCGCGGCCAGCAGCGTGGCCGATCCCCGCTCACCCGACGCCGGGTTCGGTGACTGCTGCCGCCTCGGCGGACACCGTGAACCCCGGCACCGCCGTGGCCGCACTGACCCGAGCCACCACCAAGCCGCCGTCCTGCCCGACGTGCACCACCGCGCCGGACGGGGCGACCCGGCGAGCGGCCGCCGCTGCCGCCTCACCCTCTCCGCGGGCCGCCAGGCGGGCGGCTTCGCGCGCGGCGTCGATGCAGCGGATCTGCATGCCCACCGCGCTGAGGCCGCCCACGCACAACACCAGGACCGCCACCAGCGATGCGATCGCGAAGGCGGCCTCGACGGTGACCGCGCCCCGGTCATCTAGACGTTGGTGTTCAGCGCCCGGCTGATGATGTTGGTCAGCGCGCTCACGATCGAGTCCCCGGTGACCACGGTGTACAGGATCGCCCCGAACGCCGCCGCGGCGATGGTGCCGATCGCGTACTCGACGGTGGACATCCCCGACTCGTCGAGCATCAACAGCGCCGCCTTGGCGTTCACCCTCCGAATCATGTTTCCTGCCATGGCCTTTCCTTCCTTTGCGATGTGTGTTCACAACAGACCCGAACCCAGCACGTCGCCGGCAAGGCCGGCGACCACAGGTATGACGCCCAGACACAGAAACGCCGGCAGATGGCACAGCCCCAGCGGGCCGGCCACCAGCACCGAGGCGCGTTCTGCCACCGCGTCGGCGGAGGTGGCGGCGTCGTGCCGGGTCTGGGCGGCCAGCTCGGCCACCCCGTCGGCCAAGGCGCTGCCGGAGGCGGCCGACCGGCGGGCCAAACGCAACAGGGCTTCGGCGTTCTTGTCCTTGGGCGCTGCAACATCTCCTGTGGCCCAGGCCGTGGCCGGGTCCGCCCCGAGTGCCAGGAGTTCGGCCGCGCGACGCAGCAGCGACGCCAGTGCCGGTGGAGCTGACGGGGTTACGGCCGCAGCCGCGGTCGACACCGCCATCCCGGCCGCCAGGCAGGCAGCGAACAGGTCGAACGTCGAGGCCGCGCCGAGCGGATCGTCAGCCCGCACCGGGCGCAGGCGTGCGCGAACGACTGGTCGGGGCGCGGCGCGGGCCCGCACACGGGCCGGATCTGCACCGACGAGCAGGGCGGCGGCGAGAAACACTGCTGCCCAGCTCATCTCAGGGTCCGTTCGGTGATCCGATCCGACCACATCAGCCCGGCACAGGCCAGCAGGACTCCGATGACCAGCAGCCAGCCACCCGCTCCCGCACCGCACAGGAACGCCAACGGCCGCGCCCCGATCAATTGACCCAGCGCAATCCCGGCCACCGGCAGCCCGGCGAGCACCGCCGCCGTCGCCCGCGGGCCGGCCATCGCCGCCTCGACATGCGAGGAAAAGCGTTCACGCTCAACGATGTCGCGTTGCGCGGTGCGCATCAGGGTGGCGATCGAGAGCCCATGCACGTGGGCCAGGCGCCAACACGCCGCGAGCCGTTCCCAGTGCATCGGCAACCGGGACGTTGCCGCAACATCATCCAGACCGGCCGCGACGTCGGCGCCCAGGCGCGCGCGAGCGGCCACGGCACTCATGCCCTGGCGCACCGAGCCGGAGATCTCGCCGGCCGCGGTGCCGAAAGCACTGACCGGGTGGGCTCCGGTGCGGAGTTCACCGACCAACACGTCCAGGGCGGCCTGCAGTGCCGCGGATTCCTGTTGTCGCCGAAGCCGGACAGCGCGGTGTCTGCGGCGTATCGCCACGGTTCCGGACACCACCGCCCCGGCGAGGGCGACCGGCAGCGGAACCAGCCAGGCCACAACGACTCCCACCACCACGATCGGTGTTGCCCGCACTCGACGCCGCCCCGGTGGGTCTGCTCTCCGCAGCGCGGCCGCCCGTCGGGGCGTGGCCGGCCACAGCAGAAGCGCGGCCGCCAGTGCCAGCGCGCTCGCTGTCACGACGCCGCCCGCTGTTCGATGAGGGCATCGAGAGTCTGCGCTCCGCAACCCAATCCACTGTCGGCATGCCATGCCGTCACCACCTCGAGATCGCCCCGGGTGGCTCGGCGCAGCACCGCGATCTCGACGAGCCTGCGCTGCCCGGCGCCGTCACGGCCGACGTGCAGGAGGACCTGCACGGCCGCCGCGAGCTGACTGACCAACGCGAAGCGGTCCAAGCCGCCGAGCGCACCGAGGGCCTCCAATCGAGCCGGTACCTCGGCCGGACTGTTGGCGTGCACGGTGCCCGCCCCGCCGTCGTGCCCGGTGTTGAGCGCGGCCAGCAGATCCACTACTTCGGCCCCACGAACCTCCCCGACGACGATCCGGTCCGGGCGCATCCGCAAGGCCTGCCTGACCAGGTCGCGCACCGTGATCTCACCGATGCCCTCGACGTTGGCACCCCGGGCCACCAGCTTGACCAGATGCGGGTGGGAGGGGGCCAATTCGGCGGCGTCCTCGACACACACGATGCGTTCATGGGCGGGGACGGCACCGAGCGCTGCGGCCAGGAGGGTCGTCTTGCCGCAGCCGGTGCCGCCCGAGATCAGGAAAGCCAGCCGGGCCCGGATGATCGCGCGCACCAGGTCGGCGGCCTGCGGCGGGATCGCCCCGGACCGGGAGAGGCTGTCGAGATTCTGCGTGGCCGGGCGCAACACCCGCAGGGACAGGCAGGTGCCCGCGGCGGCGACGGGAGGCAACACCGCATGCAGACGCACGGTGAACGGGCCGATGCCGGTGAGCTGACCGTCCACCCAGGGCTGCGCCTCGTCGAGCCGCCGCCCGGCCAACAGCGCCAACCGCTGTGCCAGTCGGCGGACCGCGGCTTCGTCAGGGAAACGTACTGTGCTGCGGTGCAATCCGTTGCCGTCGTCCACCCACACCGCGTCAGGTGCGGTGACGAGCACGTCGGTGGTCGTCGGGGCGCACAGCAGTGGCTCCAGGGCACCGGCACCGGTCAGTTCGGTCTCGAGCAGCCGTAGGTTGCTCAGCACCTCGGTATCGCCGAGCAGTCCGCCGGACTCAGCCCGGATTGCCGCGGCGACCGCACCCGGATTCAGTGGAGCGGCCTCAGCCGCGAGCCGTTCGCGGACCCGGTCGATCAGTGAGGCGCTCATGCCGCCTCCTGCACGGGATGACCGGCCAGGACCGCGAGCACCCGGCGCGCTGCCGCGCCCAACGGCGACCGCGGGCGCACCCGTAACCCGCCACGTTCCAGGACCTCCGCGATCCCGGCCTGTGCGCGCATCGCGGCCAGTATCGGCAGGTCCACGATGCGGGCCACCTCGGCCGCCCGCAGCCCGCCCGGCGACGGACCCCGCACCACGACACCGGCATTCGGGTTGCAGGCCAGCACCCACGGTCGCGCGGCTGCCGCCGCAGTGCACGACCGCACGTCGGCCGGTGTCACCAGGACCACCAGATCGGCGGCATCCAAAGCGGTTTCGGCCGCTTCGGTGGCACGTCGCGGCACATCGCACACGACCGTGACGCCACCGCGGCACCCCGCGTCGATGACGGCACCCAGCGGCCCGGCCTCGATATCGGCACCCGAGCGTCCGCTGGAGAGCACGCTGACCCCGTCACGACAGGGCAGCGCGTCGCGCAGCGCCGGATAGCCCAACCGACCGCCCTGCAGCGCCAGATCCGGCCACCGCAGGCCGGCCAGATCCTCACTGCCGGCCACCAGGTCGATCCCTCCGCTCCACGGGTCGGCGTCGACCAGCAGCGCGGACGGCGCAGATTGCGCCAGTGCCACCGCGAACACCGACGCCCCGGCGCCTCCTCTGGCACCCAGTACCGCCACTGCGGGACCTCGGCCCGCCTCGTCGTGAGAGGCGGCTTCGGACAGAGCAGCGACCAGCTCGGCGTCCTGTCCAGGAAGCGTCACCAGGTGTTGCGCGCCGATCGCGATGGCGGCCTGCCAGTCATCCGGCCGCGGGGCGTCGCTGCCTACCAAGATCACCCTGGTGCGCCTGGGCAGCGCCCGCGCGGCGCATCGCTGCGCGGACGGGGCATCGAGTACGACCGCGGCAGCCGCCATCCAAGCCTTCCGTCCCGAGGGTTCGTCGACGACGACGAGACCGACGCCGGCGGCAGCGGCCACCCGGGACACATCGTCACGCAGCAGTGGGTCGCCGACCAGTGCCAGCACCGTGCCGGTCGGGGTGATCGTGGGGTTCGGGACGGCCATATGCCCACCCTGCGGGCAACCACGGACTGGGCACCATCACCAATTCACGGATTGTGGATGAAGCGCGCGCTGGGGATGAACCACGGTCCGCGAACGTACCGCCGAGTTCAGGTGAAAATACGGTTCCGCAACCAATGCGGCCAGACGGCCAAGGATTCTTCCCCTGAAAAAGGGACGACCCCCGCCAGGGGGGGAGGAGGCGGAGGTCGTCGTGTATCAGCCCCGGGGGGTCGGGCTGATACACCCTCGGCATAAGCCGAGTAATGCTCACTATACACACGGAACTGCCAAAACATGCAAGAGACACCTGTGCGGGCTACCCAGCGGGTTTGCGTCGTCACCGCCCGGAAGAATGTGTCGTGAACTGCCATTTTGCGTCACCGGTCAGATAGCGGGGTGCACGTGCCTCTATGCTGGCGCTTGTGACCGCTTCCGATCGGGCTGCCGGGGAATTGATCGCACAGCAATCCGGGCCACACGACGGTCGACCAGTGCGTACGGCGGCCTTCTTCGACCTCGACAAGACCGTCATCGCCAAGTCCAGCACCCTTGCTTTCAGCAAACCTTTCTTCAACCAGGGCCTGCTGAACCGCCGCACCGTTCTCAAGTCGACGTACGCCCAGTTTCTGTTCCTGATGTCGGGCGCCGACCACGACCAGATGGATCGGATGCGCAGTTACATCACCAACATGTGCACCGGTTGGGATGTCGAACAGGTCAAGTCGATCGTCGGCGAGACCTTGCACGACATCGTCGACCCCCTGGTGTTCGCCGAGGCAGCCGAGCTGATCGCCGACCACAAGCTGTGCGGCCGCGACGTCGTGGTGGTGTCGGCTTCGGGCGAGGAAATCGTCGCGCCGATCGCAAGGGCACTGGGTGCCACCCACGCGATGGCCACCCGCATGGTGGTCGAGGAGGGCCGCTACACCGGCGACATCGCCTTCTACTGCTTCGGCGAGGGCAAGGTCGAGGCGATCCGCGCCCTGGCCGCCCGCGAGGGCTACGCACTGGACCACTGCTACGCCTATTCGGATTCGATCACCGACGTCCCGATGCTCGAATCCGTGGGTCACCCCACCGCGGTC includes these proteins:
- a CDS encoding PAS domain-containing protein, translated to MTHDWLLVETLGSEPVVVARGLQTKNLVPISVFLRRNPHLMAIQSAIRETVQAGQGLSSITPKNDRVIRTEVVRMSDGHIHGVHVWIGPADAEPPQRPVPGPLVWDLTAGVATDTAESLHNSGMNPETEATHDRTFADDLPARDLNGTEAKVLAMTIKPVVGNTLCTTWDVTDHRGETITVGFVARVVTEPHDDGSDRLICRAMNWRSERETPVVRPDNLAQRILDGLARPGVHRALVGLDDWKLLKWLDEPAPFFDWRNRDGGPARIHPADARHMARMTTDFSGGVTSAVLRMRAEDGGWQPVHMTINRIELDDDTFAGLIALRLPTDDEVTAADLDELD
- a CDS encoding Rv3654c family TadE-like protein codes for the protein MIAMVVVFAAGGAYLGAAVTARHRAQAAADLAALGAAGAVVSGPDAACRQATQVAARMRAALADCRIDGLDVVLEVSVPVRLGRWGVGPARAVARAGPVEVAG
- a CDS encoding TadE family type IV pilus minor pilin, translating into MGGLSAVGMQIRCIDAAREAARLAARGEGEAAAAAARRVAPSGAVVHVGQDGGLVVARVSAATAVPGFTVSAEAAAVTEPGVG
- a CDS encoding DUF4244 domain-containing protein, translating into MAGNMIRRVNAKAALLMLDESGMSTVEYAIGTIAAAAFGAILYTVVTGDSIVSALTNIISRALNTNV
- a CDS encoding type II secretion system F family protein; this encodes MSWAAVFLAAALLVGADPARVRARAAPRPVVRARLRPVRADDPLGAASTFDLFAACLAAGMAVSTAAAAVTPSAPPALASLLRRAAELLALGADPATAWATGDVAAPKDKNAEALLRLARRSAASGSALADGVAELAAQTRHDAATSADAVAERASVLVAGPLGLCHLPAFLCLGVIPVVAGLAGDVLGSGLL
- a CDS encoding type II secretion system F family protein, with the protein product MTASALALAAALLLWPATPRRAAALRRADPPGRRRVRATPIVVVGVVVAWLVPLPVALAGAVVSGTVAIRRRHRAVRLRRQQESAALQAALDVLVGELRTGAHPVSAFGTAAGEISGSVRQGMSAVAARARLGADVAAGLDDVAATSRLPMHWERLAACWRLAHVHGLSIATLMRTAQRDIVERERFSSHVEAAMAGPRATAAVLAGLPVAGIALGQLIGARPLAFLCGAGAGGWLLVIGVLLACAGLMWSDRITERTLR
- a CDS encoding TadA family conjugal transfer-associated ATPase — its product is MSASLIDRVRERLAAEAAPLNPGAVAAAIRAESGGLLGDTEVLSNLRLLETELTGAGALEPLLCAPTTTDVLVTAPDAVWVDDGNGLHRSTVRFPDEAAVRRLAQRLALLAGRRLDEAQPWVDGQLTGIGPFTVRLHAVLPPVAAAGTCLSLRVLRPATQNLDSLSRSGAIPPQAADLVRAIIRARLAFLISGGTGCGKTTLLAAALGAVPAHERIVCVEDAAELAPSHPHLVKLVARGANVEGIGEITVRDLVRQALRMRPDRIVVGEVRGAEVVDLLAALNTGHDGGAGTVHANSPAEVPARLEALGALGGLDRFALVSQLAAAVQVLLHVGRDGAGQRRLVEIAVLRRATRGDLEVVTAWHADSGLGCGAQTLDALIEQRAAS
- the ssd gene encoding septum site-determining protein Ssd, with amino-acid sequence MAVPNPTITPTGTVLALVGDPLLRDDVSRVAAAAGVGLVVVDEPSGRKAWMAAAAVVLDAPSAQRCAARALPRRTRVILVGSDAPRPDDWQAAIAIGAQHLVTLPGQDAELVAALSEAASHDEAGRGPAVAVLGARGGAGASVFAVALAQSAPSALLVDADPWSGGIDLVAGSEDLAGLRWPDLALQGGRLGYPALRDALPCRDGVSVLSSGRSGADIEAGPLGAVIDAGCRGGVTVVCDVPRRATEAAETALDAADLVVLVTPADVRSCTAAAAARPWVLACNPNAGVVVRGPSPGGLRAAEVARIVDLPILAAMRAQAGIAEVLERGGLRVRPRSPLGAAARRVLAVLAGHPVQEAA
- a CDS encoding HAD-IB family hydrolase, with the protein product MTASDRAAGELIAQQSGPHDGRPVRTAAFFDLDKTVIAKSSTLAFSKPFFNQGLLNRRTVLKSTYAQFLFLMSGADHDQMDRMRSYITNMCTGWDVEQVKSIVGETLHDIVDPLVFAEAAELIADHKLCGRDVVVVSASGEEIVAPIARALGATHAMATRMVVEEGRYTGDIAFYCFGEGKVEAIRALAAREGYALDHCYAYSDSITDVPMLESVGHPTAVNPDRGLRKEAASRGWPVLTFTRPVSLRDRLPAPSGAAVATTAAVGISALAAGALTYSLLRRFTS